From Triticum aestivum cultivar Chinese Spring chromosome 4A, IWGSC CS RefSeq v2.1, whole genome shotgun sequence, a single genomic window includes:
- the LOC123087394 gene encoding protein HIRA, protein MKSVSKDNQNDDSNQRLLATMRDHFGSVNCVRWAKHGRYLASGSDDQAILIHERKAGSGTSEFGSGEPADIENWKVVMTLRGHTADVVDLNWSPDDSTLASGSLDNTVHIWSMTNGICTAVLRGHSSLVKGVTWDPIGSFIASQSDDKTVIIWRTSDWSLAHKTEGHWSKSLGSTFFRRLAWSPCGHFITTTHGFQKPRHSAPVLERGEWTATFDFLGHNAPVVVVKFNHSMFRKNLATGQDAKTAPAGWANGASKTSAKEYQPYNVIAIGSQDRTITVWTTAGARPLFVAKHFFTQSVVDLSWSPDGYSLFACSLDGSVATFHFEAKELGYRLSDSELDELKRSRYGDVRGRQSNLAESPAQLLLEEASVKQLAAKKATPIVQQYQAPPKVPADVPKPPPVVVVESQKAPETLPEGEKKTAGQAADDTSKVTRVSSPVKQREYRRPDGRKRIIPEAVGFPSNQENLSNRPQNQVVDFSSLDQRMRPGENGIRSSYGTANCNNCGVRERSGITARANISESLVIQKASAGTGRDGRLSVEHTGSVVPGLLASSSELSIFVFNKKDNDDSLPVCLEAKPVERSAGDMIGLGGSFSTKETEIRCTKGTETLWSDRISGKVTVLAGNANFWAVGCEDGCLQVYTKCGMRAMPAMMMGSSAVFIDCDDCWKLLLVTRRGLMYIWDLNNRTCILQDSLASLVTSPDEASAKDSGAVKVISAKFSRCGSPLVVLATRHAFLYDMSMKCWLRIADDCFPASNFSSSFSSTQGGELGKLQIDIGKFMARKPVWSRVTDDGVQTRAHLETQLAASLALKSSQEYRQCLLSYIRFLAREADESRLREVCESFLGPPMGMVGAVSTDANNPSWDPDVLGMKKHKLLREDILPSMATNRKVQRLLNEFMDLLSEYESAAEENVDKMDVTPPAADAKVDKMDVTPPAADAKVDKMDVTPPATEAKDATA, encoded by the exons ATGAAATCCGTGAGCAAAGACAACCAAAATGATGATTCCAACCAAAGATTGCTGGCTACAATGCGTGATCATTTCGGATCAGTAAACTGTGTGAGATGGGCCAAGCATGGACGCTATCTTGCTTCAGGATCAGACGATCAAGCTATCCTAATTCATGAAAGGAAAGCTGGTTCCGGTACATCTGAGTTTGGAAGCGGAGAGCCTGCAGATATAGAAAATTGGAAGGTCGTTATGACCTTAAGGGGGCATACTGCGGACGTG GTAGATCTAAATTGGTCCCCTGATGACTCGACGTTGGCTAGCGGCAGCTTGGACAATACTGTTCACATTTGGAGCATGACAAACGGTATTTGCACTGCCGTCTTGCGGGGGCATTCCAGCTTAGTTAAAGGAGTTACTTGGGATCCTATTGGATCTTTTATTGCAAGCCAGTCAGATGACAAGACTGTTATCATATGGCGTACGAGTGACTGGAGTCTTGCTCACAAGACTGAAGGCCATTGGTCAAAATCC CTTGGTTCGACATTTTTTAGGCGGCTTGCTTGGTCGCCCTGTGGCCACTTCATAACCACAACTCATGGTTTCCAGAAACCTAGGCACTCGGCCCCTGTGCTTGAACGGGGCGAGTGGACTGCAACTTTTGACTTTCTGGGACATAATGCGcctgtggtggtggtgaagtttaATCACTCGATGTTCCGTAAGAATTTAGCTACTGGTCAAGACGCAAAGACGGCACCAGCTGGATGGGCCAATGGAGCATCAAAAACATCAGCAAAAGAATATCAACCATATAATGTTATTGCTATTGGAAGTCAAGACCGGACTATTACTGTTTGGACAACAGCAGGTGCCCGGCCATTGTTTGTTGCTAAGCATTTCTTCACTCAAAGCGTGGTTGATTTATCTTG GAGCCCTGATGGTTATTCACTTTTCGCGTGCTCTCTGGATGGATCAGTTGCGACCTTTCACTTTGAAGCAAAGGAGCTTGGATACAGGCTAAGTGATTCTGAACTGGATGAATTAAAGAGGAGTAGATATGGTGATGTCAGAGGGAGGCAATCAAATCTAGCTGAAAGCCCTGCGCAGTTGCTGCTAGAAGAAGCATCAGTGAAGCAATTGGCTGCCAAGAAGGCGACACCTATCGTCCAACAATATCAGGCACCCCCAAAAGTTCCTGCAGATGTACCTAAACCACCTCCTGTTGTGGTTGTGGAGAGTCAGAAAGCTCCTGAAACTCTACCTGAAGGCGAAAAGAAAACAGCAGGTCAAGCGGCTGATGACACGTCTAAAGTTACCCGGGTATCTAGTCCAGTAAAACAAAGGGAATACCGGCGTCCTGATGGTCGGAAAAGAATAATTCCAGAGGCAGTGGGATTTCCTTCTAACCAGGAAAACTTGTCCAACCGTCCTCAGAATCAAGTTGTTGATTTTTCATCCCTAGATCAGCGAATGCGCCCTGGAGAGAATGGAATAAGATCATCCTACGGTACCGCTAACTGTAACAATTGTGGAGTTAGGGAACGCTCTGGCATCACAGCAAGAGCTAACATTAGCGAGAGTCTTGTTATTCAAAAAGCTTCAGCTGGTACTGGCAGGGATGGAAGGTTGAGTGTTGAACACACTGGTTCTGTTGTTCCAGGCTTGCTGGCCTCCTCCTCTGAGCTCTCTATTTTTGTATTCAATAAGAAGGACAATGATGATTCTTTGCCAGTCTGCCTTGAAGCCAAGCCAGTAGAACGTTCTGCAGGTGATATGATTGGACTGGGTGGTTCCTTTTCAACAAAAGAAACCGAGATTAGATGTACAAAAGGAACAGAAACTCTTTGGTCcgatcgcatctccggaaaagttACTGTCTTGGCTGGTAATGCAAACTTCTGGGCAGTTGGCTGTGAAGATGGCTGCCTGCAG GTTTACACAAAATGTGGGATGCGAGCAATGCCAGCAATGATGATGGGCTCCTCAGCTGTTTTTATAGATTGTGATGACTGCTGGAAACTATTACTTGTAACAAGGAGAGGTTTAATGTACATATGGGATCTCAATAACAGGACCTGCATCTTGCAAGATTCTTTGGCGTCTTTGGTTACCTCTCCAGATGAGGCATCAGCCAAAGATTCTG GTGCAGTAAAGGTTATATCTGCTAAGTTCTCAAGATGTGGTTCGCCCTTGGTTGTCCTTGCCACCCGGCACGCTTTCCTCTACGACATGAGCATGAAGTGCTGGCTAAGGATTGCGGATGATTGTTTTCCAGCATCAAATTTTTCTAGCTCGTTTAGTTCTACTCAAGGTGGAGAGCTAGGAAAGTTGCAGATTGATATAGGAAAGTTCATGGCTAGAAAGCCTGTTTGGAGCAG GGTTACAGACGATGGAGTGCAGACGCGGGCCCATCTTGAGACCCAGCTAGCAGCTTCGTTGGCTTTGAAGTCTTCACAGGAATATCGCCAATGCCTCCTATCCTACATTAGGTTTTTGGCAAG AGAGGCAGATGAATCTCGCCTACGTGAAGTCTGCGAGAGCTTTCTTGGCCCTCCCATGGGCATGGTTGGTGCTGTGTCTACCGATGCGAATAATCCGTCATGGGATCCTGATGTTCTT GGAATGAAGAAACATAAACTTCTCAGGGAAGACATACTTCCTTCGATGGCGACAAACCGCAAAGTCCAGCGGCTGCTCAACGAGTTCATGGACCTGCTGTCGGAGTACGAAAGCGCCGCCGAGGAAAACGTCGACAAAATGGACGTGACGCCTCCAGCAGCAGATGCCAAGGTCGATAAAATGGACGTGACACCTCCAGCAGCAGATGCCAAGGTCGATAAAATGGACGTCACACCTCCCGCGACAGAAGCCAAGGACGCCACCGCGTAG